In Mugil cephalus isolate CIBA_MC_2020 chromosome 19, CIBA_Mcephalus_1.1, whole genome shotgun sequence, the genomic stretch gattcatcatcgtgtttattttctcttggGCAGGAAATCTGTATCGTCAATCACAACCAGAAGATCCAACAACGCCAAGGAGACGGCACATCTCTGCTGCTACAACTGGTGAGATTCATCATTGAGCCGCTTCGTTTTCTACGATTcaatacacagaaaaacacgTCTGTCATTCAGGCAGAAGCACGAGGCTGATAGTTTATGTCTTTAAATTAACTTATGATTCAATCCAACTGAATATCTACAGGAGAAAAGTCAAATTAActatagaaatatagaaaaaaaactaaatcagttGCTACATTGTCTCATTTATGTCCTTTCAAACTCTATTTCCTTTCATTATAATCTTCAGTCATTTTATACTTttcattacactttttttttgataaactcACTCAATGATTTCACCCCGACAGCTGTAACAcatctgtattttatatttacgtacttcaaaaaaataaagatcgACGCtcactgtttaaataaaaagcttcTGAATAATGAACGAACCTGGAATCGATCCCGTCCGATTCCACTTGTTGCTTTTAAAAAGGGAGAAGACGACGAAGACGACGAAGCCAAGCAGAACGCCAGAGTGAGtcaggagagacagaggacgcTGGACAGACTGCGCAGCATGAGACAGGTGAGAGTTCGTCTCCTTGAGGACACACCTggtatttaaaatgtgtctccagccgGACGTCATGACTTCATGTGAATGTTATGGTTCTGTCCGGACTGGATCTGTtgggtctttaatgtgaccggGAAGGAATGAGGTCAAACGTGTCCACATGTGGACGCACACCTGCGTTaatggtttgtgtgtctctcGTCTCGTCTCAGCGTTATCCGGGTCAGGTGACTCTGAAGTCCAGCCGTCTGCGTCTGAGTCAGCCTCCCGGGCGGAGACGAGCGGCTCACCCCCCCAGCACCCAGGCAGCCGGAGTCCAGACCGAGGTCGTCGTCCTCGTCTCCGACCTCCCAGaactctctgctcctcctcctcctcctcctcctcctcccgacGCCTTCGGCTGCGACAGCGTCTCTCTGCCGCCCGCGGATCTGCAGACTCTCCACTCTTCGCCGCCTCCGTTCCTCTCGCTGCCTCCCCTCTCGACTCCCCCGTCTATTCTCTCATTCGGTGgtgctccccctcctcctccacctcctcccccacctcctcctccccctcctcctccacctccacctgtggAGGACCAGCAGCAGGTTGATGAGGGGGAGAAGGATCCCTCCTCAAACAGCCCGACGCGCCTCCATAAATGCGAGTCcgactccccctcctccctcccgctGGCCCCGTTCTCCCCCCGCTTCTTTGACAGCAGCCAACTCCTGACGGCGAGGAAGAAGCTGAGGAAGACGGCGTCTCTGGACTCGACGCAGtggaggagaggtgaggaggaggagtgaacgCTCTCAAATCTCaaatttcttttgatttttttaacgTGAGACTTTAACCGTCCCCGTCTCTCTCTGCGTCCTCAGCGAGCTCCCCCATGGACGAGGTGCTGGCCTCCCTGAAGCGCGGCAGCTTCCACCTGAGGAAGGCGGAGCTGAGGGTCCTGGGGCCCGACCCGGACGACGACGGGGAGAACATCCTGGCCCAGATCCGGCAGGGCGTCCGGCTGAGGAAGGTCCGGACCCGGCCGGAGCAGCAGCGCCCCCCGAAGAGCTTCAGCCACTCGGCGGACGCCCTGACACGCAGCATCCACGAGGCCCTGAGGAGGATCAAGGAGGCGTCCCCGGAGTCCGAGTCCGAGGACGAGGGCCTGCCCTGCGCCGACTGGGAAAACTGATCTggaatataattattatttttttttttttttttttttttgtaaaacttaTCACACGATGAAGAGCCAAaaccaagagagagagagagacgagaagACGACGTCACCTGGGGACACGTCACCTGGAGAAACCTTGGTGcaatttgaacaaaaacaaacaacaactttttctttttatatcagatgtttctttttcatacTCGTGCTGTTTGTAAAGACAGACCactgatagtttttttttttttttttttttttacatcgtTGCTGCGGCGCCGCCGTCGTCGAGGAAACAACCTCTAACCTCTCATTATGTCGTACTGTAGCTGCCTGTGATGGGTTTGTTTCAGGAGGTGAGTGTTAGGGAGACGCTAAacgtttttacatttttttaccGCGCACACTGCAAACGTTCATCAtcggtttatttttttaaaataatgtcccatcgctgctgctgcttcagcttcagcttcagcttcacgTCCAACAGACGAGGATTTAACAGATTCCACCAAcaaattcattcagttttatttaaacagcgtcaataataatataaacttgtatcaagacactttacagaaacgTTAAAGTCGTTTTCAGGTAAAAGATCTTTTTCTAAACAGACAGATGGATCAGCcgttacattatgaccaccacaAGAACAGCCCTCATCATCTTCActctactcctcctcttcctctacctactcttcttcctccacctcctgttcctcctcctcctcctcttcctcctcttcttcctccacctcctcctcctcctcttactcctcctcctccgttctTACTCCGTTCTATctgttctcttcctcttctctcctaccccgttcctctcctcttctcttctactcttcttcctccacctccttttctctcctttttcttatGCCACTTATTCCTCCTTAATGCTCCTCAGTCCATGAACGCATCTCTGGTTCATCTCCTTCTTTGGACCATatttgccctcctcctcctcttcctcctcctcctcttcctcctcctcctccttcttttcgttcctctcttctcctctctcctccttcctacggtttccctcctctttcctcattTCCACCTCCATCGCCTCATCTCcatcctccacttcctccccaTCCTCCTGATTCTAACATCGTCTCTGAGGACAAAAcgttcacctgctgcctcatACATccatgtcagtggtcataatgttgtggctgatctaaATACAAACGCATCCGTTCTGAtcgtgacctttgacctccttCCGCTGGGAGTAAAAGATGTTtataaaatgagagaaaatgatCCATAAATAGTTTTAATCTGCGGCTCAGACGACAGGAAGCTCGTTTCCCAGATGTTTACGTCCTGAGAGGaactttttttcctgctgcgtttccatcgtcaacactggacacaaacatcagctcTTCTACTAACGACGCTGAGGCAGTATTTAAACGAAACTaaccaaaatatatatatatcgtctGTACACAACATTTATACTTcagctcctttttttgtttttttttttattttattttgaaggatcAATAATTACTTGAATCTAACTTCGGTCGTTTTGTTGTGATCGGATGATTTTTTACTGTCACTCCTACAGATAAACTGATTTACTGTAATATTTAATCTGATCACTGTCGTCGTCTGATTAAAGCTCCACGGATCAACCAAGAAATAACACAACGATTACGACTAAAACAACCAAAAGCTTCAAACACATTCAACCTTCTgatgttcatatttattttgcagatctagtttgttgttgttatttgtttttccgtCACAAATCTacactgccttgttttttttttttcatccctgtGTTTTCTTACTAATCGACTGACgttgtttgagtttgtgtgtgattttcttttttttttttattattattattattatatagatatatctgTTGTCAGACTTGTTTTTTAACGGCTTAATTTAAAAGAATGGTTCAatagtttggttttattttccattagcttatattagcttagcataaagaccggGAAGGGGttaaacagcaacaacatctgCCTTTCTGCTCCGCCCAGTTTGTGCCAAACCATCAGTTTCCCATAAAGTAAaattaacttgtgttttttttacaaactcccctcaaaaaaaaaaaatattagacgtttttggggaaaaaactaTCGTTTACTGAGTGATAACACAGAGATTTTCATTCACAAACTTGTGCCTGTGTagctgaaagaaacaaagatggCCGCCGCACGCTTTAGCCTACAAACATGCTGCTCTGATACCACTGGGGCTTATGGGTATTGTAGGAAAACCTTCCTAGATATGTCatagaaataacattttaatgttcaCCTCCTTATCAAAGTAATTAATTGTTAGTTATCAGTGATgaggatttaataatttctaATCTGGCTTTTGAAAAATTTGAGGAATTTAGTTGATTTTCTAGTTTCAAGCCATTTCTTAAGCTGTTTCCCTTCTGATTTAAcactttatgctaagctaagctaacagcagggtcacttttattttacagccttAGTTTAGATGAGAGTCGAGTGAAACTTTTTAACCTCTAACGCATCGATTTTCCCTTCGTCATCGTCACCTTTGACCGTTTCAGACCTTACGCACGTTTGAGGACAAACCCATCACAACGTAAGTGCAATAATGAAGATGGAAAACAGTGGTTTTATTGAATTATActgtaatgaaatgtaaatcatgagaaagaaaaaaaaatatatccgcATGCCTAAATGTATTGAAGTATTTATTGAAACTTCACATTTTAaagaatttttaaaacaaatgtaaatgtactttatatgtttttttttctctttttgtttcctatCATGACATTCCTTCCTGCTTTCTATATCccaattatatataaatatacatatacattatttccccccttttaaaataaaatgaagcacCAAAATGTCTcgatccattttttttaacatgtttaagATCTTGAAGCTGGATTTTCTAAAAGGAACGCAGCCATTTTTAAACCGCCTCACTGCGCCTGCGCACAAACGACCAAGAATCAACAGTGGTGAGTTTCAGCTGTTTTacgtttaaataaaacactcgTAACCGATTAAAATCTTGACACACGGGTATTATACACATATTTATAGATTCAGGGTGACTCGGTCTATTCGAGGATACCGCTATTTCTGGTCTCCATTGAAGTAAACATCCACAAACCTGTTTAGAAGTCAGAGAAAAAAGACGCTCGCTTAGAAATCCGAGAGAGAAGCCCCAGAACTTCGTTGAGATTTGTCGGGTTTTTAGGTTTTCTTTAATATTAAAGTTATTAAACTTCCGTTATCAGAAAAGACACGTAAATATGTCGTTCAGAAACTGCTAGTCGTGATTTCGGCAAAGTATTTTTACAAGAATGTTAACAGGTATTTACAGATAAACGTGGAAAATCGCGCCAAatgtgctgaaaaaaaagacGCCCCCTGAATTTGCTTGAGAATcgtcacatttttttatttttatttgcgaCAATAATAAATTGACCTTTGTCAGTATGTCGCCTAGTAAACAGTAAGTAATAACTCCTAATAGTGAATTCGGCGTAGTTGATTTtccaaaacataaacaaaaacacaaataaacgtCTCTAAACTCGTGTAGAAATCACTGGACATGTTCTGAACTCGCCTaagaaaaaatgtcagttttccagtttattcatgattaaagttaatttaattcAGGGTTGTCAGAAACATCCGTGTCCAGTTAACCACCAGGGGCTCATACCAGCAAATTCAGCGCACTTTAGTTTctaaaatgtcagcaaacatgTCTGTGAATCTGcttaaaaatcaaacacaaaccagaactTGCCCAAGAATTGtgacattttgtaaaaatataagtattaaaaagatgaaatgatatTTTTTCGTACCTGTAATAATAAATAGCAAACGGGAAGTGTTAATAATGAATTTGGGGCAAATaaagacacaatcacacacgtttcattttgtttttcttttactataaactgaaaattacaatttgtgattgttgttgttttttttaagcatgtGATATAATCAACAATTAAAAGAGTTTCTTATTCAaagttttttctatttttaatttttttttacccccttttCTGGCTGTAATATGTTAAATTTTCAGtcaccgcaaaaaaaaaaaaagagaaaaaagaaaaatcatccaaaaatctcccaacaacaacaacaacgacaacaacaagcCCTTAAATTAGTTTTCTTCATGTGTCCAAACTAAACCACGATCCTCTCATTTTTTGGCAACAGTTTAAAGTcccacaaagaaaaataaaaaagtaccGTTATGTTCGCTACCATTGATGCATCTCTGTACCAAAGGCAACatgagcaacaaaaaacaagtgaaatctAATCTGTACAGGAAAACATTATTTGGCAAAAGAAAACTATttgattttttccttttcctctcataaatatttaaaaatatattgccattttatttcctcatgaaCCATCGTCCTCCCAACGCGAACGCACCGTAAAAAAAGGTTCGAAACCAGATGTAAAGAAATGGCTGCAATTAATCCATTAACCGTCTGTAACTttagtaataaataaacaaaaataacaataacgataataataaaaggATTGCACTTCGACGAGAGTGGGAAAGAAAAGTATCTGCTTcacgcacgcacatacacactgaCTCCATTATTACAAGTGCACTATGAATccgtttaaaaaataaaaagtccaaaGAAAGATAAAATCCCGCCTCGCTTGTGGTTTGAAACGTGTCCGAGAGACGAGTAAAATTACCTGAAAGTGAGAGTGGAAAGTGTTCGTTAACCCTCTGATgctccctttgtttttttttttttagtgttttctttaCTTGTATTGCTCGTTTAAGTGTCGTAAGAATAAAAAGATGTGGCGACGTCCTCCCGGCCTCGTTTGGCAAGTCCCTCCAATGGATTAACATCCCAAgagttcacaaaaaaaaaaaaaaaaaaaaccccaacaaagTGGAGGGAGTTAGTTAATTTggtattttataaataaattagtgaaagagtagaagaagacTCGGTGGTGGTGAAAGTGGATGAGTAGATGTTCCAGAGTGGAGCGGAGGGAAGGCTTCACTTGGCTGTAAACGATCTGAGTGCACGGACGTagcgagagagagagtgtgtgaaaCCGCTGATGCATAAAGTCGTGTGTAAACTTTTACACGTGAAcatgtggagagaaaaaagaagaagaagaagaagaagaaagaattcAAGTGGAGATGTTCAGAGCGTCTAACTTCCCTCGATGAGTTTGGCCAGCGTGTCCCTCAGCTCCGTCAGCTCGAAGATCTTCCcgtccagcagctccagcagagaGCGCAGGCTCTTGCGGAAAGTCTCCCTCTCCAGCTGGCTGCTCTCCAGCCGCTGCTCCAGGTCGCTCAGCTGAGCCTCCAGCTCCTGGTTCCTCGACTCCGTGTCCTGACGCAACACAGGGACGAAAACAGTCTGTTCACTGATTCCTAATGTGGAGTTTGGGTTTGGAGAAAGTCGTCGTTCATGGTTTCGTGTAAGAAAATGAGGAGGAATTGTTCAGTTTGAACTgttcctctgcttttttttaccTCTAGTTGCACGTCTTTCGTGCAGCTTTGCTCTAATCTCCATTCAGTCACCTTCAACTCTCACTTTCTTACACGTGGACTAATCTCGTTGCACAATATCGCACAACTAGTGGCTGTTAGCCAGAGGATGCGGTGGGACACAGCGTGTGTTTAATCGTCTGTGGGTGGTGTTTACATGAAACTCACCGTGTCAACAGACATGAAtctaaaatctattttaaatgCAGCGTGAATGGATATTTTGACGTTTTGAATAGAAAGTTACtggttttccatttttctttgagTATTGTTTGTCAGGTTTGATGAAAAAGGAGCAGTGCTGCCCCCTGCAGGGTAAAATGATTCTTTAGATTCTGCTTCCTTTAAATCGCCTACAGGAAATAAAGTGCGTGTAGTTTAGATGTAAAGTCTGTTTTGGCTCATTCTGAAATATCTACCGAGCACATGGATGtagatatttcattttaaatcatagAAACAGTGGCTTTGGTTCACGTTTTGACCTTAACTGGACTCTTgaggttaaataataaaagtctttcCTCTGTTACTCACCTGTAGTTTCTGTGCGAGTGAGTCTTTCTGCGTTTTAAACTCTGTGGCGCTTTCCACCTCCGCTTTGAGTCTCTCCAGCTCCTGAGAGAAAAGACGAagatcaaattttattttaccgTCTGACGAGATAAATCAGAGGTAAGACTTAGCTCCGCCCTCTCACCTGCTCTTTGGCCTTTAAAGCCGCCTCCAGCTCCTCTATCGTTTGGTTGAGCTCTGTCTTCTGGGATTTGATGGCCGTCGTTTGTCCGCTCACACACTCCAGCTCCGTCACCTGCAGCGTAAAACCAACGCGTTTAATTCCAGACGGCGTAAAACCAGGTAttcgtgtctgtgtgtgtgtgtgcgtctaagtgtgtgtgtgtgtgtgtgtgtgtgtgagataccCTCTTGTGCAGCCTCTCCGCCTCCTCCTGATACGCCGccagctgctgcttccactgcTTGACGTTGGCCGTGGACTCGAGCAGAGCCGCCGTCAGTTTGGCGTTGTTCCCCTTCAGCGCCGCTAGCTCCGCCTCCCAGTGCTTGTTGATGCTGGAGGAGGCGGAGACGGGCCGAGGAGGACACGGGTCAATCTGCTCCGTGGTGTCTCTGTTTGTCAGGGAGTAAAGAGTTAGGAAATACAGAAGAATATTCAGAATTTATTGACAGATTAGGTTTAAAAAGCATCtgaatgaatttattaaaaCTTTACACTTTAACTGTTTAATGTCTGATTGACAGATTgtcattttatgaatgaatttatcTGATTATTAGTCACAAAACTGGATGTTTTAAACTTGAACGTGTCATGCTTTCGTATCTTTTAACAACATTTAGTAAAACATAAACATCTGATGGACGGAGTAATGGACTTAAATCACTTTCCATGTTTATTTTAGTGTCTGCAGTGGTTTAGTTTCTAACTGGATGTTCGTTAATTCACCTTCATGCTCATGAGCCTCGAGACAAATCCAGTCCTAGTGACGAGTGGACGTGTGGAGCTGGAACGTGATCAGGTTAAAATGTTCCAGACGTTCGGAGCATGAGGCTCAGATGTCACATCTGTCCATTACCCATAAGCCCTTTCACTCTCAGATCAGACGTCTAATGAGAGACGCTGCTACTTTTAGACCAACGGAGGCTGAGTGTGAATTAAAGCTCAGGTCATGATGCGTTTTTCATTTAACAAGATCGATCTACAACCATTTCATGTTTTGATTGAATTTAAACACAAGGAGCGAAGTGTGTTACATTTATAATCAAGAAAACGTGTGTTTTGTGATTATAatagattaataattaatgtgaGACACTAAACATTTGAAGGATTTGAATGTTTGCTGTTTGAGGcttggtgttgttgttgctctggTTCACCTGTGTGGGAAGGGCAGTGCATTCTGGGAAGGCTCTGCTCTGGCCTCCATGTGCTGGGGGGGGACGGGGATGACTCGCTCATCGTCGGTACCGTTGATGCTCTCTGACGTCAGAGGAGACAGGAGGTCTCCTGGAGCCGACTCCTGATTTTTTTAACACGTGGTTAAAagagtaagagaaaaaaaacagacatattttTAGAAAAGTTGATTTAGGCTGAGAGTTATTTCCACCCGTCACACCTGCAGCCAGTAAACACTTACAAacacaatgttttcattttccacagcGTCAAGTTATTTCTTCTCAATAATCATGTTCGTGCTCTCAAAAATTAACAGGGTTTTCTGCTGAAATCTGCTGAATTTCttcaatttttatttctttatctctcGTCTTTTCAATTCACTCAAATGCTGaaagtttttaaatattttgagtTGTGATTTTCAGCTGCCACTGTCAGTTTTTGAGAGAACAGAACAAAAGGAAGTCGGTGGGAAGTTTGTCTGGGAAACAGAGACGGGGTTTGTCTGGAGGTGAATGTGACGTTAGATGAAGGTTCGTCCTCAACAAGACGCAACAAGACGTGAGGATCCATGTGTGAGAGTCTGAGAACAGGAGGAAAAGCCTGAGGGGGAAACGCTGCTCTTTCCTTTTTACCTTCTTTTTAACGGGTCTGTTGACTGATAACGTGTTCCTGTTTACAGCGCCACCCTGAGGAGGAATTGTTAGGAAAAGGAGGTAAAGTGGCCACAGAGTGTTAGCTTAGCGGCtaatcacacatgcacacactctggTCACATGGCTCCATTTTAATAAACGgaaaatttacaagaatttcatGCATCGACCGACAATGAGAAAATGGTTGAATCTGATCAGCAAAaatttcttctaaatgaaatgctaacaCCACAGAATGCAAAGTTTATCCTGGgatgattaaataaatgtagttataatggtcAATGGGGCCTTTTTGAGTGagacactacataaaaaatactaatgcaaCCAAATCAGTTTCATTGTTAATCTTTGACACATCCAAGTCCAATCACCACCAAAGTCCCATCtacctactgtttattttatggaaaagaATTCAGTTTCTTTCATAAATAAACTTCACATTTGTTAAATacttcacattttcaaactGGAATTTAAATCCTGAAAACTACTGAActggtagttttgagcaggtctgaaactatttaagtgattcataaaaatttgaaaaaaaataccgACGTATAAGGATTTTATGTCAGAAATTAAGCCACAAGCTGtaacacagacaaaataatcaattaatgaaaaaaaaacatacaaaaatgcCCGAGGACGTATCACTCATTAACGAGCAGAGATTCAGTCGAGTCAAAATGAACGTGtaagttaaatgttaaacatcTTTACTTTAACCAGTGAGAAATGTGGAACATTTGCAAAAATAGGAAACTTTTTAAATATCCGGAGAAAGAAACATCTCACTCAGCTGATCTTCACCAAAAAGCAGCTTAAATCCCATAaataagctgaa encodes the following:
- the LOC124996410 gene encoding homer protein homolog 1-like, whose translation is MGEQPIFSTRAHVFQIDPNTKKNWVPTSKHAVTVSYFFDSTRNVYRIISLDGSKAIINSTITPNMTFTKTSQKFGQWADSRANTVYGLGFSSESHLVKFADKFAEFKEAARLAKEKSQEKVELTSTPSQESAPGDLLSPLTSESINGTDDERVIPVPPQHMEARAEPSQNALPFPHRDTTEQIDPCPPRPVSASSSINKHWEAELAALKGNNAKLTAALLESTANVKQWKQQLAAYQEEAERLHKRVTELECVSGQTTAIKSQKTELNQTIEELEAALKAKEQELERLKAEVESATEFKTQKDSLAQKLQDTESRNQELEAQLSDLEQRLESSQLERETFRKSLRSLLELLDGKIFELTELRDTLAKLIEGS